Proteins from a single region of Cydia strobilella chromosome 2, ilCydStro3.1, whole genome shotgun sequence:
- the LOC134755326 gene encoding uncharacterized protein LOC134755326 — protein MIGFRTPVKKATKSPSKDTAKSPNKSVRRSIDKWEAASGDVTQTLIPTVIPTTSQAGPAGVPPQTRQAIPNSVEKGPQRRVAEARALLEKAKAQMKLSGNIKREIKATVQEVIEQMYNIVKELAKDLKTEQDRKESSGRVVPGATASDTTFTLDEEQNRPPNTTREREVDERRWTNEEEAREIKTLIQRNTLLLEENTAKMDELKASMETQRETLERVATTATYASVAAAAPNTAQGAGPTSRRGTLHSVVVTSMDETETGDEVLGKIRKAVDAKDGWIKVERVRKAKDRKIIMGLATREEREKIKERLAKEGTNLVVEDAKNKDPLLVLRSVLTINSDEDIVRALRNQNKGIFRDLEDEENRVEIKYRRRTRNPHTCHVVACVSPIIWQRATGVGTVHLDLQRVRVEDQTPLVQCTRCLGFGHGKRYCTAAADLCSHCGGPHLRSECADWLARVPPKCQNCEKAELEDTEHNAFSLLAQANLQRKKLATEELYAEAKQRGIAVALLQEPYVGGAKVTRSYKGVRIFQGTGAGEGTVKAAIAVFDDDIKVTQYPKLTTDNVVAVSIQTSAWEVVLVSLYLEPDQPMEPHLEQLEKVAKELKPQRWIIGGDFNAKSTWWGSPVVDGRGEQLATTLDELGLNILNRGDTPTFDTVRGGKHYTSYVDVTACSIDILDLVDDWRVDQGLTSSDHNGIIFKVKLTKLVGITVQRTTRKFNTKKANWSEFYGKFRKLLQDHKIVKSEIESLNNNIKIEKVVTEFNAAIEEACISSMPKKKVKQQLTLPWWSEELAKMKKGVATRKRRIGCAAPVRRSKVVEEYVQYKEEYERAAAKAQVDSWKDFCHKQSREGVWEGIYRVIGRTARREEDSPLEKDGVVLDAKSSVRLLAETFYPKDCTTSDNDYHRQVRERADIVNDGEQDNTCEPSFTMAELKRAYDSFNPKKAPGEDGFTSDICLHAIETDPETFLALLNKCLSRGYFPRAWKTATVVVLRKPGRGDYTTPKSYRPIGLLPIMGKVFEKMVVNRLKFYLLPQMSDRQYGFMPQRSTEDSLYALMKYIRKKLDSKKIVTLISLDIEGAFDGAWWPAIRSRLAEENCPVELRRVIDSYLTDRRVTVRYAGEQYSLDTTKGCVQGSIAGPILWNLLLDPLLKSYGQRGDYCQAFADDVVLVVDGNTALEIETRANAALDHAREWGVSNKLRFAPHKTNAMVITRRLKYDTPRLSMGGTSIAMVKEMKLLGVTIDDKLTFNSHVSNVCRKAIAVYKQLSRAAKTDWGLHPEVVKIIYVATVEPIILYAASVWAHAANKLGVQKQLAVVQRGMAQKICKAYRTVSLNSALVLAGMLPLDLRVREAASLYEAKKGESLPALWPGDREVEQMASATEMPHPADREELRVVRLVNQDDVNSNSEFDVRIFTDGSRLEGGVGASLSIWKGETETKAHKLALSRYCTVYQAELLALCRATREAKKYAEKSYGVYSDSMAALQTIQNHSCLHPLAVEARENLKAMSLQGKVVTLHWIKAHAGLEGNERADELAKGAAVGSKRKPDYDQCPVSFVKRSIRMSTLDEWNRRYKSGETASITKLFFPDAVAAYRVTRKSEPNNLKTQLMTGHGGFSEYLNRFKCKESPSCVCDNNTQETVPHIIFECPVHDSERFDMEQKIKISITADKLHNIMASAEMDQFIEFCLKIVRRVVKRNKTR, from the exons ATGATAGGATTTAGAACACCGGTCAAAAAGGCCACCAAATCTCCGTCAAAAGACACGGCTAAGAGCCCGAACAAAAGTGTCAGAAGGAGCATTGACAAATGGGAAGCGGCTAGCGGGGATGTTACTCAGACTTTGATCCCCACAGTCATCCCAACAACATCGCAGGCTGGGCCTGCAGGAGTTCCACCCCAAACAAGACAAGCTATCCCAAACTCGGTGGAAAAAGGCCCGCAGCGGAGAGTAGCGGAGGCCAGGGCTCTGCTTGAGAAAGCAAAGGCCCAAATGAAGTTGTCAGGGAATATTAAAAGGGAAATAAAAGCCACCGTCCAGGAAGTAATTGAacaaatgtataatatagtGAAGGAATTGGCAAAGGACTTAAAAACAGAACAGGATAGAAAAGAGAGTTCCGGGAGGGTGGTGCCTGGAGCAACTGCTTCAGACACAACCTTCACGCTGGATGAGGAGCAAAACCGGCCTCCAAACACAACGAGAGAAAGAGAGGTAGACGAAAGGAGATGGACGAATGAAGAAGAAGCTCGAGAGATTAAAACTCTCATACAACGAAATACCTTGTTGCTAGAGGAAAACACAGCAAAAATGGACGAGCTGAAGGCCTCGATGGAGACCCAGCGGGAAACCCTAGAGAGGGTGGCGACGACCGCGACGTACGCAAGCGTAGCGGCGGCGGCCCCAAACACGGCGCAGGGTGCAGGACCAACCTCCAGGAGAGGTACTCTGCACTCGGTGGTCGTAACCTCGATGGACGAAACCGAAACGGGAGACGAGGTCCTCGGCAAGATAAGGAAAGCGGTGGACGCCAAGGACGGGTGGATCAAGGTGGAAAGGGTACGGAAAGCAAAAGATAGGAAAatcataatggggttggcaactagGGAGGAAAGGGAAAAGATTAAAGAAAGGCTGGCGAAAGAGGGAACTAATCTCGTCGTCGAGGACGCGAAGAATAAGGACCCCCTTCTGGTCCTTAGGAGTGTCCTCACTATAAACTCCGACGAGGATATAGTGAGGGCTCTAAGGAACCAGAACAAGGGAATTTTCCGCGACCTCGAGGATGAAGAGAACAGGGTGGAAATTAAATACAGAAGGAGGACCCGAAACCCACATACTTGTCACGTTGTGGCCTGTGTCTCTCCCATAATATGGCAGAGGGCGACGGGGGTGGGAACCGTCCATTTGGACCTCCAACGCGTAAGGGTGGAAGACCAGACGCCATTGGTGCAGTGCACTCGCTGCCTGGGCTTCGGCCACGGCAAGCGATACTGCACTGCAGCAGCGGACTTATGCAGCCACTGCGGTGGTCCCCACCTACGCTCCGAGTGTGCTGACTGGCTCGCGAGAGTCCctccgaagtgtcaaaactgtgaAAAGGCCGAATTGGAAGACACAGAGCACAACGCGTTCAGTCTG CTTGCACAAGCTAACCTGCAGCGAAAGAAACTTGCCACTGAGGAGCTCTATGCAGAGGCGAAGCAGCGAGGTATCGCTGTCGCGCTTCTCCAAGAGCCCTATGTAGGAGGGGCAAAAGTGACAAGAAGCTACAAGGGAGTACGAATCTTCCAGGGCACTGGCGCGGGGGAGGGAACAGTAAAGGCTGCGATCGCCGTCTTTGACGACGACATTAAGGTAACACAATACCCGAAACTCACCACCGACAATGTTGTAGCAGTGAGCATCCAAACCAGTGCCTGGGAAGTCGTACTCGTTTCCCTGTATCTTGAACCAGACCAACCCATGGAACCCCACCTTGAACAACTTGAGAAAGTCGCAAAAGAACTAAAACCGCAGAGGTGGATAATAGGAGGAGACTTTAATGCGAAAAGCACCTGGTGGGGTAGCCCTGTAGTCGATGGCAGAGGGGAACAGCTGGCCACTACACTGGATGAGCTTGGCCTGAACATACTCAATAGAGGGGATACTCCAACATTCGACACCGTGAGAGGCGGCAAACACTACACAAGCTATGTTGATGTAACGGCCTGCTCCATTGACATACTGGACCTGGTAGATGACTGGAGAGTTGATCAGGGGCTGACAAGCTCGGACCACAACGGCATTATATTTAAAGTCAAGCTGACAAAACTGGTTGGCATAACGGTACAAAGGACAACAAGGAAATTCAACACTAAGAAAGCCAATTGGTCTGAGTTTTATGGAAAATTCAGAAAATTGCTGCAAGATCACAAAATAGTAAAATCAGAAATAGAAAGCTTaaacaacaatataaaaatagaaaaagtagTAACAGAATTTAACGCTGCAATAGAAGAAGCCTGTATATCGTCTATGCCTAAAAAGAAAGTCAAACAACAACTTACATTGCCGTGGTGGTCCGAGGAACTCGCCAAAATGAAAAAAGGGGTCGCTACCAGGAAGCGCAGGATAGGGTGTGCTGCCCCAGTCCGGAGGTCAAAAGTAGTAGAAGAGTACGTACAATACAAAGAAGAGTATGAAAGGGCAGCGGCAAAAGCGCAAGTGGACAGTTGGAAGGACTTCTGCCATAAACAAAGCAGAGAAGGGGTCTGGGAGGGCATCTACCGGGTAATTGGAAGAACCGCACGCAGGGAAGAGGACTCACCGCTAGAGAAGGATGGAGTAGTGCTCGATGCGAAGAGTTCAGTGCGCCTGCTAGCGGAAACTTTCTACCCCAAGGACTGTACCACTAGCGACAATGACTACCATCGTCAAGTGAGGGAGAGAGCCGACATTGTGAACGACGGGGAGCAAGATAACACTTGCGAACCCTCGTTCACAATGGCGGAACTGAAACGTGCGTACGACTCCTTCAACCCAAAGAAAGCCCCAGGGGAGGACGGCTTTACCTCTGATATTTGCCTTCACGCCATAGAAACGGACCCAGAGACGTTCCTTGCACTgcttaataaatgtttaagccgAGGATACTTCCCTAGGGCTTGGAAAACCGCAACGGTGGTGGTCCTCCGAAAGCCTGGTAGAGGAGACTATACAACGCCCAAATCGTACAGGCCAATAGGACTGCTTCCGATCATGGGTAAAGTGTTTGAGAAGATGGTGGTGAACAGGCTAAAGTTTTACTTGCTGCCCCAAATGAGTGATCGCCAATACGGGTTCATGCCACAGCGCAGCACCGAGGACTCCCTTTATGCCCTAATGAAATACATACGAAAGAAATTAGACTCTAAAAAGATCGTAACACTAATATCACTGGACATAGAGGGGGCCTTCGATGGTGCTTGGTGGCCGGCTATCAGGTCCCGGTTGGCGGAAGAGAATTGCCCAGTTGAACTGAGACGCGTAATCGATAGCTACCTCACAGACCGAAGAGTAACAGTTAGATACGCGGGAGAGCAATACAGTCTGGACACCACCAAGGGATGCGTACAGGGATCGATAGCGGGCCCCATTCTGTGGAACTTGCTCTTGGACCCACTACTTAAAAGTTACGGGCAAAGGGGCGACTACTGCCAGGCATTCGCAGACGATGTCGTACTTGTCGTTGATGGGAATACCGCTCTGGAAATTGAAACGCGCGCAAACGCTGCTCTCGACCATGCTCGGGAGTGGGGTGTCAGTAATAAGCTTCGATTCGCACCGCATAAAACTAATGCAATGGTAATTACACGGAGGCTCAAGTATGACACCCCTCGACTGAGTATGGGCGGAACCAGCATCGCCATGGTAAAAGAGATGAAATTACTTGGTGTAACCATCGACGACAAGCTGACTTTTAACAGCCATGTTTCGAATGTCTGCAGGAAAGCGATAGCAGTCTATAAACAGCTATCTAGGGCTGCCAAGACAGACTGGGGGCTCCATCCTGAagtcgtaaaaataatatatgtggcaACCGTAGAGCCCATCATACTGTATGCCGCTAGTGTTTGGGCGCATGCTGCAAACAAATTGGGTGTCCAAAAGCAGTTGGCAGTGGTGCAACGCGGAATGGCGCAGAAGATATGCAAGGCATACCGCACCGTGTCCCTCAACTCGGCGCTGGTTCTGGCGGGGATGCTCCCTCTTGACCTCCGAGTCCGAGAGGCGGCTTCGTTGTACGAAGCCAAGAAGGGAGAGTCTCTGCCTGCCCTGTGGCCTGGAGATAGAGAGGTGGAACAAATGGCATCCGCAACTGAAATGCCTCATCCTGCGGATCGCGAAGAATTGAGGGTGGTTCGCCTGGTGAACCAAGACGATGTGAACTCGAACAGTGAGTTCGATGTGCGAATATTTACCGATGGCAGCAGGCTTGAGGGCGGGGTTGGAGCCTCACTTTCTATTTGGAAGGGAGAAACCGAAACCAAAGCCCACAAGCTTGCTCTATCGAGATACTGTACGGTTTACCAGGCGGAGCTCCTTGCCCTGTGCAGGGCCACTAGGGAAGCAAAGAAGTATGCCGAGAAATCGTATGGAGTCTACAGCGACTCTATGGCAGCCcttcaaacaatacaaaaccacAGTTGCCTACACCCCCTCGCTGTAGAGGCCAGAGAGAATTTAAAAGCTATGTCTCTCCAGGGTAAGGTAGTCACCCTACACTGGATTAAAGCTCACGCAGGGTTAGAAGGCAACGAGCGGGCAGACGAGTTGGCGAAAGGAGCAGCAGTAGGCTCCAAACGAAAGCCGGACTATGACCAATGCCCGGTTTCATTCGTCAAGCGTAGCATTCGCATGTCGACGCTTGACGAATGGAATCGGAGGTATAAGTCTGGCGAAACGGCTTCCATCACGAAGTTATTCTTCCCAGATGCAGTGGCGGCTTATAGGGTGACAAGGAAATCAGAGCCAAACAACCTAAAGACGCAGTTGATGACGGGACACGGTGGATTCTCTGAGTATTTAAACCGCTTCAAGTGCAAGGAGAGTCCATCGTGCGTCTGTGACAACAATACGCAAGAAACGGTGCCACATATAATATTTGAGTGTCCAGTTCATGATAGTGAGCGCTTTGAtatggagcaaaaaattaaaattagtataacTGCCGACAAACTACACAACATAATGGCTAGTGCGGAAATGGACCAATTTATAGAGTTCTGCTTAAAAATTGTGAGAAGAGtcgtaaaaagaaataaaactagatag